One Prevotella intermedia ATCC 25611 = DSM 20706 DNA window includes the following coding sequences:
- a CDS encoding TonB-dependent receptor domain-containing protein, translating into MPRLLLSIVFLLATMVAHGQNTVAGEVIRIDASSATVHMWFQHIERQAKVTLSYNAALIDLQQKVNIKTSGKIKVSQLLDIVLAEYDYNLVPLANRKLLIQIKGKKSPPELKHETPIEDFILSIDTQPATVEQWFNLIKQQGRIALSYPSKQIDLTRTVKFQRYGKITVKQLIATLLKDYEYKLIAGADRHLKIDIQKAKNVFLTGVVEEEGTGEKLLGATVKIVDEQGVKAITATDKNGVFCLMLNKGINQLVVSYMGYSSYEQTLDMQDNTRKTITLKAIPYQIKTVQIQRRKSKEEMSDVAPSNMLSFSNSDLFSQIQILPSVSLASANTGYNVAGGGTDENLTLLEGFPLYSPNHLNTLLPIFNGDAIKSVSFYNGYIPTQYEGRLSSVMDVKLRNGNKNKFEHTASFDVTAASAVSEGPIVKNKLSYLVGARRSWLDLFDKYFNSNKYSTHIFNDFNAKLSWDLDSVTMLKLSVYNSNDQYKEPNNEYKNAVLKWNTQLYTLQFNTIINRRLTNSSAIAYSYNSSSADAKAFILRADKSVTSGSKHFYANTEFTYQLSQNYKMDWGVKTNLEQYQLAGFGKGLYNVKEPIKQLSAFFDNRVSFTKWLYAQVGLHYVLYAPKHYRNYQSLQPRLTVKAIAGNKNLFYLTFLRMEQYFHHVLVSNISAPFDFIMPSIKGFRPLTATHYEVGWKYYLPAGIIELSAYYKRRNNLLALRPNSFIEDSQWDKYMMVGNGESYGINIYMYNRWHRFNWQLSYGFSKSREWYAELPKLGKIPSLFDLPHEVNAFVSYDFCKHSTFTVGGTVYSGKFPYDSFYGDENNKLETFRTQREPTRHRIDASYAFRKEFKNSKLFLRFGLYNLIGNPSKKELSFNFSYKLNGGCIPFGAITYKF; encoded by the coding sequence ATGCCAAGATTGCTTTTATCAATCGTGTTCCTACTTGCCACGATGGTGGCACATGGACAAAATACAGTGGCAGGAGAAGTCATCAGAATAGATGCTTCTTCTGCCACTGTGCATATGTGGTTTCAACACATTGAACGACAAGCAAAGGTTACACTCTCATACAATGCCGCATTAATTGATTTACAGCAGAAAGTTAATATCAAAACTTCGGGAAAGATAAAGGTATCGCAACTGCTCGACATTGTGCTGGCAGAATACGACTACAACCTTGTACCGTTAGCCAATCGCAAGCTGCTTATCCAGATAAAAGGAAAGAAAAGCCCTCCAGAACTCAAGCACGAAACGCCCATCGAGGACTTTATACTCTCCATCGACACGCAACCTGCAACGGTGGAACAATGGTTCAACCTTATCAAACAACAGGGACGAATAGCCCTCTCCTATCCTTCAAAGCAAATCGACCTTACAAGGACGGTGAAGTTTCAACGTTATGGAAAGATAACGGTGAAGCAACTCATCGCTACTTTGCTGAAAGATTACGAGTATAAGCTCATCGCTGGCGCAGACAGACATTTGAAAATCGACATTCAGAAGGCGAAAAACGTTTTCCTTACAGGCGTCGTAGAGGAAGAAGGAACAGGCGAAAAGCTACTCGGTGCCACTGTCAAGATAGTCGATGAACAGGGCGTAAAAGCCATAACAGCGACCGACAAGAATGGCGTTTTCTGCCTTATGCTCAACAAAGGAATAAACCAATTGGTTGTTTCCTATATGGGTTATTCGTCTTACGAGCAAACGCTCGATATGCAAGACAACACAAGGAAAACCATCACACTGAAGGCTATACCGTATCAGATAAAAACTGTGCAGATACAACGGCGCAAGAGCAAGGAGGAAATGAGCGATGTTGCACCCTCTAATATGCTATCGTTCAGCAATTCCGACCTATTCTCGCAGATACAAATACTGCCAAGTGTATCGCTCGCAAGTGCCAACACGGGCTACAATGTTGCAGGAGGCGGAACCGATGAGAACCTTACATTACTCGAAGGATTTCCGCTTTACAGCCCTAACCACCTCAATACCTTGCTCCCAATCTTCAATGGCGATGCCATCAAGTCGGTGTCGTTCTACAATGGCTATATACCCACGCAATACGAAGGACGCCTCTCGTCAGTAATGGACGTGAAGCTCCGCAACGGCAACAAGAACAAGTTTGAACACACAGCATCGTTCGACGTAACAGCAGCATCGGCAGTTTCAGAAGGTCCAATCGTCAAGAACAAACTGTCGTACTTGGTGGGGGCAAGGCGAAGCTGGCTCGATTTGTTCGACAAGTATTTCAATTCAAACAAGTATTCTACGCACATCTTCAACGATTTCAATGCGAAACTATCGTGGGATTTGGACTCGGTTACGATGCTGAAACTGTCTGTCTACAACTCCAACGACCAATATAAAGAACCCAACAATGAATACAAGAATGCGGTTTTGAAGTGGAATACGCAACTGTACACCCTGCAATTCAACACCATTATCAATCGCCGACTCACCAATTCTTCAGCAATAGCATACAGTTACAACAGCAGCAGTGCCGATGCAAAAGCGTTCATACTCCGTGCAGACAAGTCTGTTACCAGCGGTTCGAAGCATTTCTATGCCAACACGGAGTTTACCTACCAGTTGAGTCAGAACTATAAGATGGACTGGGGAGTAAAAACCAACTTGGAACAATACCAACTTGCAGGCTTCGGAAAAGGCTTATATAACGTCAAAGAACCCATAAAACAGCTGTCGGCATTCTTTGATAACCGCGTATCCTTTACGAAGTGGCTGTATGCACAAGTAGGTTTGCACTATGTGCTGTACGCTCCCAAACACTACCGCAACTATCAAAGCCTGCAACCACGCCTTACAGTGAAGGCAATAGCAGGCAATAAAAACCTGTTCTACCTTACGTTCCTGCGTATGGAACAATACTTCCACCACGTACTTGTTTCCAATATTTCGGCTCCGTTCGACTTCATTATGCCAAGCATAAAGGGCTTCAGGCCTTTGACGGCAACACATTACGAAGTAGGTTGGAAATACTATTTGCCCGCAGGAATCATCGAACTGTCGGCTTACTACAAGCGTCGCAACAATCTGCTGGCACTCCGTCCAAACTCGTTTATAGAGGACAGCCAGTGGGATAAATATATGATGGTGGGCAACGGAGAAAGCTATGGCATAAACATTTATATGTACAACCGTTGGCATCGCTTCAACTGGCAGCTTTCATACGGTTTCTCCAAAAGCCGAGAATGGTATGCCGAACTGCCCAAACTAGGCAAGATACCATCGCTGTTCGACCTTCCTCACGAGGTGAATGCCTTCGTTTCATACGATTTTTGCAAGCATTCCACCTTCACGGTCGGCGGTACAGTCTATTCAGGCAAGTTCCCTTACGATTCGTTTTACGGCGACGAAAACAACAAACTCGAAACTTTCCGCACGCAAAGAGAGCCTACACGCCACCGAATAGATGCCAGCTATGCATTCAGAAAGGAGTTTAAGAATTCTAAACTCTTCCTCCGCTTCGGACTTTACAACCTCATCGGTAATCCATCGAAAAAGGAACTGTCGTTCAACTTCTCTTATAAACTGAACGGTGGCTGCATTCCTTTTGGTGCGATAACCTATAAATTCTAA
- the trpS gene encoding tryptophan--tRNA ligase — protein MGKIILTGDRPTGKLHLGHYVGSLRRRVELQNAGDFDKMFVFMADVQALTDNAENPEKIRQNIIEVALDYLSAGLDPTKCTLFIQSQIPEISELTTFFMNLVSVSRVQRNPTVKTEIKMRNFEANIPMGFFSYPVSQAADIAAFKATTVPAGEDQEPMLEVAREIVRRFNQIYAPVLVEPTIMLPEKATARRLPGTDGKEKMSKSLGNCIYLSDDADTVWAKVKGMYTDPTHLNVSDPGHVEGNAVFTYLDAFSTDDDFAEFWPEFKTLDELKAAYTAGGIGDMKCKKLLNSVLNKMLAPIRKRRQEFEQDIPEIYNILKKGSEAARETAAQTLSEVKAAMQINYFDDTELIRSQAEKFKQKANQ, from the coding sequence ATGGGAAAAATAATTTTGACAGGCGACCGCCCCACAGGTAAGCTGCATCTGGGGCATTATGTCGGTTCGTTGCGCCGCCGTGTGGAACTCCAGAACGCTGGCGACTTCGACAAGATGTTTGTATTTATGGCAGACGTACAGGCACTTACCGATAACGCAGAAAACCCAGAAAAAATTCGTCAGAACATCATAGAAGTAGCATTAGACTACCTTTCGGCTGGTCTTGACCCTACGAAGTGCACGCTTTTCATACAAAGTCAGATACCCGAAATATCGGAACTTACAACCTTCTTTATGAATCTTGTAAGTGTTAGCCGCGTGCAGCGCAACCCAACAGTGAAGACCGAAATCAAGATGCGCAACTTCGAGGCAAACATTCCGATGGGTTTCTTCAGCTATCCAGTATCGCAAGCAGCCGACATTGCAGCCTTCAAGGCTACCACCGTGCCTGCTGGCGAAGACCAAGAACCGATGTTGGAGGTGGCACGCGAAATTGTTCGCCGTTTCAATCAGATATATGCGCCAGTGCTGGTAGAGCCTACTATTATGCTCCCCGAAAAGGCAACGGCGCGCCGCTTGCCTGGAACCGATGGCAAGGAAAAGATGAGCAAGAGTCTTGGCAACTGCATTTACCTTTCCGACGATGCCGACACGGTATGGGCAAAGGTGAAAGGTATGTACACCGACCCTACGCACTTGAATGTTTCCGACCCCGGACACGTAGAGGGAAACGCCGTGTTTACCTATCTCGATGCATTCTCTACCGACGACGATTTTGCCGAATTTTGGCCAGAATTCAAGACACTCGACGAGCTGAAAGCTGCCTACACAGCAGGCGGAATTGGCGATATGAAGTGCAAAAAACTGCTCAACAGCGTGTTGAACAAGATGTTAGCCCCTATTCGCAAACGTCGTCAGGAATTTGAACAAGACATTCCCGAAATCTACAACATCTTGAAAAAAGGTTCTGAGGCAGCACGCGAGACGGCAGCACAGACCCTCTCGGAGGTGAAAGCAGCAATGCAGATAAACTATTTCGACGATACGGAACTTATCCGTAGCCAAGCCGAAAAGTTCAAGCAAAAGGCAAATCAGTAA
- a CDS encoding 3-deoxy-D-manno-octulosonic acid transferase, which produces MLYNIIMYAYQAGIALYSHFNEKVKKMWTGERAAFGVLQKQVDPNAKYIWFHAASLGEFEQGRPLIEKIKKEHPDYKILLTFFSPSGYEVRKNYEQADIVTYLPIDTVANARKFLRTVRPVMAFFIKYEFWYNYLHILRHRNIPVYSVSSIFRPDQIFFRPYGKKYAAVLKCFSHFFVQNDLSKELLAKIGINSVTVVGDTRFDRVLQIKEASKHLPLVEKFIGYGETKSDEGNTEKHRPVFVAGSSWLPDEEIFIKYFNEHNDWKLIIAPHVIAESHLQQILQLLKGKKTVLYTEATETDIADADVLIINCFGLLSSIYHYGDVAYVGGGFGVGIHNVLEAAVWGMPVVFGPNNKRFAEAQGLLASGGGFEVSDYETFAQTMEKFSSDKVHLQQSKEAANNYVKKLSGATDKVFSSIKL; this is translated from the coding sequence ATGTTATACAATATAATAATGTATGCGTATCAGGCTGGCATTGCCCTCTACAGCCACTTCAACGAAAAGGTGAAGAAGATGTGGACGGGCGAGCGTGCTGCCTTTGGCGTGCTCCAAAAGCAGGTAGACCCGAACGCAAAATACATTTGGTTTCACGCTGCTTCCTTAGGCGAATTCGAACAGGGACGCCCGCTTATCGAGAAGATAAAGAAGGAACACCCCGACTACAAGATACTCCTAACATTCTTTTCGCCCTCCGGATATGAGGTGAGAAAGAACTACGAACAGGCGGACATCGTAACTTATCTGCCCATCGACACGGTGGCGAACGCACGAAAGTTCCTGCGCACGGTGCGACCTGTTATGGCTTTCTTCATTAAATACGAGTTTTGGTATAACTATTTGCACATATTGCGCCACCGCAACATACCCGTTTACAGCGTCTCGAGCATTTTCCGCCCCGACCAAATCTTCTTCAGACCTTACGGAAAGAAGTATGCTGCCGTGCTGAAATGCTTCTCCCACTTCTTCGTACAAAACGATTTAAGCAAAGAACTCTTGGCTAAAATCGGCATAAACAGCGTTACGGTGGTGGGCGATACACGCTTCGACCGTGTATTGCAGATTAAAGAAGCCAGCAAGCACCTACCCTTGGTAGAGAAGTTTATAGGTTACGGAGAAACAAAGTCTGACGAAGGCAACACCGAAAAGCACCGTCCAGTGTTCGTGGCAGGGTCTTCGTGGTTGCCCGACGAAGAGATTTTCATTAAATACTTCAACGAACACAACGACTGGAAGCTCATTATTGCGCCCCACGTTATCGCTGAAAGCCATTTGCAACAGATATTGCAGCTGCTGAAAGGAAAGAAAACAGTGCTCTATACAGAGGCAACCGAAACGGACATTGCCGATGCCGACGTGCTCATTATCAACTGCTTCGGGCTGCTATCGTCTATTTACCATTACGGCGATGTAGCCTACGTGGGCGGAGGTTTCGGCGTTGGCATTCACAACGTGTTGGAAGCGGCAGTCTGGGGTATGCCCGTCGTCTTCGGTCCAAACAACAAACGCTTTGCCGAAGCACAAGGCTTGCTTGCTTCAGGAGGCGGTTTCGAGGTGAGCGACTACGAAACTTTTGCACAGACTATGGAGAAATTCAGTTCCGACAAAGTGCATCTGCAACAAAGCAAAGAAGCTGCCAACAACTATGTAAAGAAGCTATCGGGCGCAACCGATAAAGTTTTTTCAAGCATTAAGTTATGA
- a CDS encoding DUF3737 family protein: MEIVKDKKYGGERPLFGVKNLRMENIEIVDGESGIKCCENLECHNSRFYGKYPWWHVDKSLITNCYFAPGSRSAIWYANDMVMKDSVIDGPKFFREMKNLELENVKINDADETFWKVDGLKIKNVELHEGTYPFMFCNNVYVDGLVSDAKYVFQYCKNVEVHNAKIVTKDSFWECENVTVYDSDLDGEYLAWHSKNVKLVRCHISGEQPLCYLDGITLEDCTFDAACDRAFEDSRNINAQIKGTISEIKNPISGKIVAEKVGKITYDEYAKGKDCIIEEK, from the coding sequence ATGGAAATAGTAAAAGATAAGAAATATGGGGGCGAACGCCCTCTGTTTGGCGTAAAGAACTTACGCATGGAGAATATTGAGATAGTAGATGGCGAGTCAGGCATCAAGTGTTGCGAGAATTTAGAGTGCCATAACTCTCGCTTTTATGGCAAATACCCTTGGTGGCACGTAGACAAGAGCCTTATAACCAACTGCTATTTTGCCCCTGGTTCGCGCTCTGCGATTTGGTATGCCAACGATATGGTGATGAAAGACAGCGTCATTGATGGCCCAAAATTCTTCCGTGAAATGAAGAACCTTGAGTTGGAGAACGTTAAGATAAACGATGCCGATGAGACATTTTGGAAGGTTGATGGTCTGAAAATAAAGAATGTGGAGTTGCACGAAGGCACTTATCCTTTTATGTTCTGCAACAATGTGTATGTAGACGGACTTGTTTCGGACGCCAAATACGTATTCCAATATTGCAAGAATGTGGAAGTACACAATGCAAAGATTGTAACAAAGGATTCTTTCTGGGAGTGCGAGAACGTTACGGTGTACGACTCTGACCTCGACGGAGAATACCTTGCATGGCACAGTAAGAATGTAAAACTTGTGCGTTGCCATATCAGCGGCGAGCAACCGTTGTGCTATCTCGATGGCATAACATTGGAAGATTGCACTTTCGATGCTGCTTGCGACCGTGCATTCGAAGACAGTCGCAACATAAATGCACAGATAAAAGGAACCATCAGCGAAATAAAGAACCCTATTTCGGGCAAGATTGTAGCTGAAAAGGTAGGCAAAATAACTTACGACGAATATGCGAAAGGCAAGGATTGCATAATCGAAGAGAAGTAG
- a CDS encoding RNA polymerase sigma-70 factor codes for MSENRKEQFKLRFKKYYPMLCKIANGYIADRDDCEDIVQALFISVWDKQKDCLPEEEMLAYMKVAIRNNCLTFLNANKTYEKISHNDSTLTLVAEDSESVATTDYKQLLEKVLQEMPPKCREVFTMSKLQKMKYKEIAAHLNISEKTVENHIGKAIKIIRAYIAANPVVTTVILFISIATNL; via the coding sequence ATGAGTGAGAACAGAAAAGAACAATTTAAGCTGCGATTCAAGAAATATTACCCGATGCTATGCAAGATAGCAAACGGTTATATTGCTGACAGAGACGACTGCGAAGACATCGTTCAGGCTCTTTTCATAAGCGTGTGGGATAAACAGAAAGACTGTTTGCCCGAAGAGGAAATGCTCGCTTACATGAAAGTAGCTATACGCAACAATTGCTTAACGTTCTTGAACGCCAACAAAACATACGAAAAAATATCGCATAACGATAGCACACTGACACTCGTTGCAGAAGATTCGGAAAGCGTTGCCACTACCGACTACAAGCAATTGCTGGAGAAAGTGTTGCAGGAAATGCCACCAAAATGCAGAGAAGTATTCACAATGAGCAAGCTACAAAAGATGAAATACAAAGAAATTGCTGCACATTTGAACATCTCTGAAAAGACAGTAGAGAACCATATAGGCAAAGCTATTAAAATAATCAGAGCTTACATTGCCGCTAATCCTGTTGTTACAACAGTAATACTATTTATATCTATCGCAACAAACTTATGA
- a CDS encoding FecR family protein produces the protein MKNLIEIDEILGKYFAGEPLAEREKMALMAYQNANRAEFDILQNTMVQVETAPTNEFDAEAAWKKIENQLSESTTQRARTLPLRQVFSIAASLLLLIGIGIFAYQQFVNAATAQFANNSTIENTVTLPDGSSVTLAPRASLTFKEQDEKRLAALEGQAFFDVKHGENTFAVEAGNLKVEVLGTSFTVNAEREGAESVAVATGRVRVTADSQAVTLTKGETAVHKNGKLIAKKQNNTKDNIKEFVFNNTPLETAIKEIEKGMDVRIEMGKGLVGNRITTKLSTKSPEEAVAELAMLCNCQYEIVSSIHFRMHK, from the coding sequence ATGAAAAACTTAATTGAAATAGACGAAATACTGGGTAAATACTTTGCAGGAGAACCACTTGCAGAGCGAGAAAAGATGGCTTTGATGGCATACCAAAATGCCAACAGAGCAGAATTTGACATACTACAAAACACAATGGTGCAGGTAGAAACAGCACCGACAAACGAATTCGACGCAGAAGCAGCGTGGAAAAAGATAGAAAACCAATTGTCTGAAAGCACTACACAGCGTGCAAGAACGCTGCCTTTACGACAGGTATTCAGCATCGCAGCATCGCTCTTACTGCTCATTGGTATAGGCATATTTGCCTATCAACAATTCGTAAACGCAGCAACAGCACAGTTTGCGAACAACTCTACAATCGAAAATACAGTTACTTTGCCCGACGGTTCGAGTGTAACGCTTGCCCCAAGAGCATCATTGACATTTAAAGAACAAGACGAGAAACGCCTTGCAGCACTTGAAGGACAAGCCTTCTTCGATGTTAAGCACGGTGAAAACACTTTCGCTGTTGAGGCAGGCAACTTAAAAGTAGAGGTATTGGGTACATCTTTTACCGTAAATGCTGAACGGGAAGGAGCTGAAAGCGTAGCCGTAGCAACAGGACGCGTGCGCGTTACCGCTGACTCGCAAGCTGTTACGCTTACCAAAGGTGAAACTGCTGTACACAAGAATGGCAAGTTAATCGCAAAAAAGCAAAACAACACAAAGGACAATATAAAGGAATTTGTATTCAACAACACTCCTTTGGAAACAGCAATAAAGGAGATAGAGAAAGGAATGGACGTGCGAATAGAAATGGGCAAGGGACTTGTAGGCAACAGAATCACAACCAAGCTTAGCACCAAGAGTCCCGAAGAAGCAGTAGCCGAGCTTGCAATGCTTTGCAACTGCCAATATGAAATCGTGTCATCTATCCATTTCCGCATGCACAAATAA
- a CDS encoding MalY/PatB family protein has translation MGKYNFDEFVNRRGTNSVKWDEEKEDGIIPLWVADMDFLAAPAIRRAVEERAKHGVFGYAIVGDSYYDAITNWFKRRHNWAIERDWIIYTTGVIPAISATIHALAMPGEKVLIQTPVYNCFYSCIRNQGLRVLESPLKREGNTYVVDWDDFEAKCADKKTTLFLLCNPHNPAGRVWSKDELARMNEICMRHDVKVISDEIHCELIMPGYVFTPFATVNADCQRNSVVFNSPTKNFNIAGLQIANIICADKEWYRRIDRAINIFEVCDVNPFGPLALEAAYNESEDWIDELMPYIADNYALLKDTFAKEVPNYEVLKLEGTYLAWVDIRKSGLTANALTEKLLREGKVQVNSGVIYSKNDGEGYIRINLACPRATLQEGLKRIVSVLKACE, from the coding sequence ATGGGAAAATATAATTTCGACGAGTTTGTAAACCGCCGTGGCACGAACTCTGTGAAGTGGGACGAGGAAAAGGAAGACGGAATTATTCCGCTTTGGGTGGCAGATATGGACTTTTTGGCTGCTCCTGCCATTCGTCGGGCAGTGGAAGAACGCGCCAAGCACGGTGTCTTTGGCTATGCCATTGTGGGCGACAGCTATTACGATGCTATAACAAACTGGTTCAAGCGTCGCCACAATTGGGCGATAGAACGCGACTGGATAATCTACACTACAGGCGTAATACCAGCCATCAGTGCAACCATACACGCCTTGGCAATGCCTGGCGAGAAGGTACTTATACAGACACCAGTCTACAATTGTTTCTATTCTTGCATTCGTAATCAGGGCTTGCGGGTTTTGGAAAGTCCGCTGAAACGTGAAGGCAACACGTATGTGGTAGATTGGGACGACTTCGAAGCGAAGTGTGCTGACAAGAAAACCACGCTGTTTCTGCTTTGCAACCCCCACAATCCCGCAGGTCGTGTGTGGTCAAAGGACGAGTTGGCACGTATGAACGAGATTTGTATGCGCCACGATGTGAAAGTGATAAGCGACGAAATTCATTGCGAGCTGATAATGCCTGGCTATGTTTTCACACCGTTTGCCACCGTGAACGCCGACTGCCAACGCAATAGTGTCGTCTTCAATTCGCCTACCAAGAACTTCAACATCGCGGGTTTGCAGATTGCCAACATCATCTGTGCCGATAAAGAATGGTACCGACGCATTGACCGTGCTATCAATATCTTCGAGGTATGCGATGTAAATCCGTTTGGTCCGTTGGCTCTTGAGGCGGCTTACAACGAGAGCGAGGACTGGATAGACGAGCTTATGCCTTACATTGCGGACAACTATGCGCTGCTCAAAGATACCTTCGCAAAGGAAGTACCAAACTATGAAGTACTGAAATTGGAGGGCACTTACTTGGCTTGGGTAGACATTCGGAAGAGTGGTTTAACAGCCAACGCACTGACCGAAAAGCTGCTTCGTGAAGGTAAAGTGCAAGTAAACAGCGGTGTTATATACAGTAAGAACGATGGCGAAGGCTATATCAGAATTAACCTTGCTTGCCCACGGGCTACATTGCAAGAAGGATTGAAACGCATCGTAAGCGTGTTGAAAGCCTGCGAGTAA
- a CDS encoding zinc finger-like domain-containing protein, with protein sequence MKYQITCDNCGTQFIVEAGEGQVIECQCPHCNGIIEVTLPIVSGTVPTDEQPFEQPNDNIQETIEGISLKADNRIILIGIIIGLLVIALGIGAYFLWLRPNPTAPDPTPTTVDTIPYEMEQEPTMEMPIDTVATPSFDIEEEVRDTVVPHRREQKRNNDTTFVDR encoded by the coding sequence ATGAAATATCAAATAACGTGCGACAACTGCGGCACACAGTTCATTGTAGAGGCTGGCGAAGGACAGGTTATTGAATGCCAATGCCCTCATTGCAACGGCATCATAGAGGTTACACTGCCCATCGTTTCAGGCACTGTTCCAACCGACGAACAGCCGTTTGAACAACCCAACGACAACATTCAGGAAACCATAGAGGGCATCTCGCTGAAAGCCGACAACCGAATCATACTCATAGGAATTATTATTGGCTTGCTCGTCATTGCACTCGGAATAGGTGCTTACTTCCTTTGGCTGCGTCCGAACCCTACCGCACCCGACCCAACGCCTACAACGGTAGACACCATTCCATACGAAATGGAACAAGAACCGACAATGGAAATGCCCATCGACACGGTGGCTACACCAAGTTTCGATATAGAGGAAGAAGTGCGCGACACAGTGGTTCCCCATCGTCGCGAGCAAAAACGGAACAACGACACAACGTTTGTAGACCGATAA
- the gltX gene encoding glutamate--tRNA ligase: MAERKVRVRFAPSPTGPLHIGGVRTALYNYLFAHQHGGEMVFRIEDTDSNRFVPGAEEYIIEAFNWLGIKFDEGVTFGGKHGPYRQSERRDIYKTYVNQLLDEGKAYIAFDTPEELEAKRNEIANFQYDARTRMQMRNSLTLAKEEVEKLIEDGEQYVVRFKIEPGTDVHVDDMIRGDVCIKTDILDDKVLYKSADELPTYHLANIVDDHLMEISHVIRGEEWLPSAPLHVLLYRAFGWEDTMPRFAHLPLLLKPEGKGKLSKRDGDRLGFPVFPLEWQDPKTEEVSSGYRESGYFPEAVVNFLALLGWNPGTEQELFTLDELVQAFDITKCSKSGAKFDYQKGIWFNHEYILHKNDEEIAHLFAPIVANNGVDATMQQVTQVVHMMKDRVNFVHELWDLCSFFFIPPTEYDAKTAKKRWKEYSAKQMGELSQVLADIDDFSVEGQEPIVMKWVEEKGYNLGDIMNAFRLALVGIGKGPGMFDISAFLGKEETLHRLHKAIEVLG; this comes from the coding sequence GAAAGAAAAGTAAGAGTACGCTTTGCACCCAGTCCTACTGGGCCGTTGCATATTGGTGGCGTACGTACAGCATTGTATAACTACCTCTTTGCACATCAGCATGGAGGCGAAATGGTATTCAGAATCGAGGATACAGACTCAAATCGTTTTGTTCCCGGTGCTGAAGAATACATCATAGAGGCATTCAATTGGCTGGGAATAAAGTTCGACGAGGGTGTAACCTTCGGCGGCAAGCATGGCCCATACCGTCAAAGTGAACGCCGCGACATCTATAAGACGTATGTAAACCAGCTTTTAGACGAAGGCAAAGCATACATTGCATTCGACACACCTGAAGAATTGGAAGCTAAACGCAACGAGATTGCAAACTTCCAGTACGATGCCCGCACCCGTATGCAGATGCGCAACTCGCTCACACTTGCAAAAGAAGAAGTTGAAAAGCTGATAGAAGACGGCGAACAGTATGTTGTTCGTTTCAAGATAGAACCAGGAACAGATGTTCACGTAGACGATATGATTCGTGGAGATGTGTGCATCAAGACCGACATACTCGACGACAAGGTACTTTATAAGAGTGCCGACGAGTTGCCAACCTACCATCTTGCCAACATCGTGGACGACCATTTAATGGAGATAAGCCACGTTATCCGTGGCGAAGAGTGGTTGCCAAGCGCACCCTTGCACGTTCTGTTGTATCGTGCTTTCGGCTGGGAAGACACCATGCCACGCTTTGCTCACCTTCCGTTATTGCTGAAACCAGAAGGCAAAGGCAAACTCAGCAAGCGCGATGGCGACCGTTTGGGCTTCCCCGTATTCCCATTGGAGTGGCAAGACCCTAAGACCGAAGAGGTTAGTTCTGGCTACAGAGAAAGCGGATACTTCCCCGAGGCTGTTGTAAACTTCCTCGCTCTCTTGGGCTGGAACCCAGGAACAGAGCAGGAACTCTTCACACTCGACGAACTCGTGCAGGCTTTCGACATCACGAAATGTTCAAAGAGCGGTGCCAAATTCGACTATCAGAAAGGCATTTGGTTCAACCACGAGTACATATTGCACAAGAACGACGAGGAAATAGCACACCTTTTTGCACCTATCGTGGCAAATAACGGAGTGGACGCAACGATGCAACAGGTTACACAGGTGGTTCACATGATGAAAGACCGTGTAAACTTCGTACACGAACTTTGGGACCTTTGCTCGTTCTTCTTCATTCCTCCAACCGAATACGATGCCAAGACAGCAAAGAAACGCTGGAAGGAATACTCTGCAAAACAGATGGGTGAGCTTTCTCAAGTGTTAGCCGACATCGACGACTTCAGCGTAGAAGGACAAGAACCCATCGTCATGAAGTGGGTAGAAGAGAAAGGCTACAACCTCGGCGATATAATGAACGCCTTCCGTCTTGCCCTTGTTGGCATCGGCAAAGGCCCTGGAATGTTCGACATTTCTGCTTTCCTTGGCAAAGAAGAAACCTTGCATCGTTTGCACAAAGCCATCGAAGTGTTAGGATAA